One Cucurbita pepo subsp. pepo cultivar mu-cu-16 chromosome LG11, ASM280686v2, whole genome shotgun sequence DNA window includes the following coding sequences:
- the LOC111806188 gene encoding tetratricopeptide repeat protein 1-like, whose product MVRIEMEESEDEVPSPPKASASTQKTMDSSGVPSTSSASKEPSDGYETASDGELGDSGDENQQHPEQHPEHEEQIAALSEDEIKEKALAEANNAKLAGNKLFGEGKYEEAIMEYDRALNIAPDMPSAVELRSICHANRGVCFLKLEKYDETIKACSKAIEINPAYVKALSRRGEAHEKLEHFEEAIHDMKKILELDSSNDQAKKAIRRLEPLAEQKREKMKEEMIGKLKDMGNSLLGRFGMSVDNFKAVKDPNTGSYSISFQQ is encoded by the exons ATGGTTCGGATAGAAATGGAGGAATCCGAGGACGAAGTTCCCAGTCCTCCGAAGGCCTCTGCATCAACCCAAAAAACGATGGATTCAAGCGGTGTTCCGTCAACATCTAGTGCGAGCAAAGAACCTTCCGATGGCTACGAGACTGCCAGCGATGGGGAGCTTGGTGATAGTGGTGATGAGAATCAACAGCATCCTGAACAACATCCAGAACACGAGGAACAAATTGCCGCGCTCAGTGAAGATGAGATTAAAGAG AAAGCCTTGGCTGAAGCAAATAATGCAAAGTTGGCGGGCAATAAACTGTTTGGAGAAGGGAAATATGAGGAAGCAATAATGGAGTATGATCGTGCTTTGAACATTGCTCCGGACATGCCCTCTGCAGTGGAGTTACGGTCCATATGCCATGCAAACCGTGGCGTGTGTTTTCTGAAACTA gaaaaatatgATGAGACGATCAAAGCATGCTCAAAGGCAATTGAAATCAATCCTGCATATGTCAAAGCTTTGTCTAGAAGAGGAGAGGCTCACGAGAAGCTTGAACACTTTGAGGAGGCCATTCATG ATATGAAAAAGATATTGGAATTGGACTCGTCAAATGACCAAGCTAAGAAGGCCATCCGTCGCCTTGAACCATTAGCCGAACAAAAACGAGAAAAGATGAAAGAAGAGATGATTG GAAAGTTAAAAGACATGGGCAATTCTTTGTTGGGTCGTTTTGGCATGAGCGTGGACAACTTCAAGGCTGTCAAAGACCCAAATACTGGTTCCTATTCGATTTCATTCCAACAATAG
- the LOC111806192 gene encoding autophagy-related protein 18b-like translates to MLDSISDALDPAHHHIVHNAVPAGIKSYAVIRKVDRVADTSSSEIVACRATLAIITYNGYFQEYNLSLSNQNEFSRSLDCEFNLLTAIANNDVRL, encoded by the exons ATGCTCGACTCCATAAGTGATGCACTGGATCCAGCGCACCATCACATTGTGCATAATGCTGTACCAGCAGGAATTAAAAG CTATGCAGTGATACGCAAGGTTGACAGGGTTGCCGATACTTCAAGTTCTGAAATTGTAGCTTGCAG GGCCACACTAGCAATCATAACCTACAATGGTTACTTCCAGGAGTACAACTTAAGTCTCAGTAACCAGAACGAGTTCTCGAGAAGTTTGGACTGTGAATTCAATCTCTTGACTGCGATCGCCAATAACGACGTTAGGTTATGA